One Paracoccus pantotrophus genomic window, AGCTGGGGCATGAAGTCCGACAACGACTATCGGCAGCAGTCCCCCCGTCGCTTCCGCATCCCCTTCAACCCGGCGTCGGGTATCCCGACCGAGCCCAAGGTGAAGGGCACGCGCTGGCTCGACGAGGACGAGTTCGTCCGGCTCTACCGCTGGCTCGAATGCCCCGACACGCCAGTCCATCCGCCCTATACCCGCGCGGTCAGGCTCATCATGCTGACCGGACAGCGGGTGCAGGAGATCGCCGGCCTTCACATCGATCAGTGGGATGCCAAGGAGAAGATCATCGACTGGTCCAGGACCAAGAACGAACAGCCCCATGCCGTTCCGGTGCCCTCGCTTGCGGCGGAGTTGCTCGCCTCCATCAACGTCAACGAATACGGCTGGTTTTTCCCATCGGCCCAAGATCCGTCGAAGCCCGTCAGCCACGGCACGCTTTACTCGTTCATGTGGCGTCAGCGGGACCGCGGCGTCATCCCCTATGTGACGAATCGCGACCTGCGCCGGACCTTCAAGACGCTGGCCGGCAAGGCGGGCGTTCCGAAGGAAATCCGCGACCGGCTGCAAAACCACGCCTTACAGGACGTCAGTTCCAAGCACTACGACCGCTGGAACTACATGGTCGAGAAGCGGGCCGGAATGGCGAAATGGGATAAATTTGTCCGGACGATGCTTGAGAAGAAGCACCTGAAGGCAGCCGCGTGATCTCAGACCGCTCAAGCCTCTCAGTAACCGCGCGAAGGTCATGCCAAGCTTTTGACGGTCAGCCGCCGGCAACCCCTTGGCTGCTTAATCTACGGAGGTTGCCATCAAGCTGGCGCTGCACCGTGTCGATGGGTTCTGACCAAATCTTCGATAGCGCTTCTACCGCTCGGTTTGCATCCCACGGCCATGCCGCTCGCCCATCAACCTGTGCGAAAGGGCCATCCGTCTCGGTAAGGATTCGGTCCCGTGGCATCTTGGCCGCCAGTGCCCTCCCCTTGTCACCGGCCAACATGGCCGGGCCAACGCTGAACCAGCACCCCAAATCGACCGCGCGCGCAAGCTCCCTTTGTGTTCCCGAAAACCAGTGAAGGATCGCTATGCCAGCACTGGGCTCCGTCACCAGCGCGTCAAGAACCTGCGTGGATGCGCGACGGCTATGAATACTCATGACGCGGCCCCCGACGCGAGCACAAAGACTGAGCACACGCGTGAAGACATGCTCTTGGTCCAGCCAATATCGCCGGTATTCTGGACCACCATCGAGGCCAATTTCGCCAACATACCGAACCTGCGGTAACAGGCGCTCAAACAGCGGAAGCTCGCCTTTACGTTCATGCGCGATTTGCGGATGCAGTCCGAGCGCTGTTCTAATACGCGGCGCATCCTTTGTGTTGTCAGCGCCGCCGTTCCGGACCACGCTGACGGTGTTGTCGTGACAGAAAGAACATAGAGATCGCGAACGACGCACTCGCGCGCTACGGTGTGTGGATCAGGATAAAGGTCTAGGTGCGCGTGGAAATCGATCATTTGACGCCGTAAGCCTGATGAAGCGCGCGAAGCTCTTCAAGACCGCGCTCAAGCATACCGACAAGAGCCGGTCGATCAGCGATGAACGGGGACGCCAACGCATGACCGAGCCACGCCTCAATGCCATCTGCCTTGATGGCCGCAAGCGCGATCGCGACTGAGCGCACGTCGTCGAACCCCGAGTGATCTGCATCATCCTTTCCGATCGGTTCGTAGACGTAATCTGTCGTATCTTGGCTGGCGTCCCACGCGAGGAACGCCGCCCGTCGGACCTGACACGGAACGCATCGCCCGCATTGACGATAGTTGAACCGTTGGAATCGACCACAGCTCGTCGAACGTGCAGCCTCGGCGCCAAGCAAATTCTGGTCGGCGCACGCTTGGAGCATTTCGCCCTTGGTCTTCGTGGCATAAGGGTTGGTGATCTTGACACGGAGACCAGCCGCATCCAGCACCTTTTGCAGACGAGCCAGGAATTCCGGATGTGCCGTGCGAGTGCTGAGGCTTCCGAGCCGCCCGCCAGTCAGAGGCGGGTTAATGGCGATGAAGCAGTTCTCGCACACGAAGAGTGGCACCTCCGCGACCTCCCGATAGGCTTTGAGGGCCGTGGCAGCGATCACGCCAAAAGTGATGAAAACAAGCGACCTCGCCCGTTGCGAGGCTTCTTGCACACCCGGCGTATGTGCATTGTGGTTTAGTTGCAGGTGTCCGAGACCGCCCCCGATCTTTGCGGCAAAGTCGACCTGCTTGTCCGCGTCGCCTCGAACTGTCTGGCTGATTGCGAATGGCTTGTGGCCCGCCGCGGTTAGGTCAATCGCTCCGATCAAACTGTCTAGCCCGCCGGACAGAAGTACCACACAGCTCTCAGGCGGCCGGACTGGTTCACGAGGCGGCGTGGGCAGCATCCCACCCTCGTGAAATCGCAGGGTCCAGCGGTCGGTCGTGAGGAATGCGAGCGCTTCGGCCAAGGCCCGGGCCTGCCCGTTCCAGAACGGCGCGTCCGCCACGGCAATGTCGAGTTCGATCTCTCGTGTCCACCCGTCCGGGCTCTTGTCGCGCAAGACTGCGAAATCTGCAGTCACGACACTCAGCGCGATCGATAACAAGTCCCAGGCCCGCGGGGCCGGGTCAAATCGTCGGCGTTGGATCTCGGATCTCGCCGCATCGCCAGCGCTTCCTTGTCCTTCGGCCCGCGGCTGGCCGTAAAGGACCACGCGCATGATACCTTCACCGCCGGGCAGATCCGCGCCGTCTGGACCGCAGGCCAGCCTCATTCCGCGTATCCTTCAAACACCTCAAATGTCTCCCTCAGAGCATCCCTAACAACCTGACTGATGCGACCACTGGTGAGGCTGCGTCCGGCATCGCGCAGCTTGCGGAATGCCGCTGCCACGCTCTGCTTCACATAGTCCCGCACTTCCTTGAGCCGAGACAGAGCTGTCACCGCACTCGGCGCCTTCTCAACGATGGTCTTGCCGACATCGAGTTCAAAGCGACGGAAGACGTCGATTGCCGTGAAACGCTCGATGGCGAAGGCGCGCTGCTCAGGGTCGAGATTTAGCAGATCCGCATCTGGGAACCGGGTAAGAAGCTCGGTCAAGGCATCCCGAATTGCCGCGCGCTCAGCTTCTGCGTCCTGCGTCCCGTCGACCGGCCGAACCGCCTCCACAACGGCGTTCATAACTTCCTGCACATTGCGGCCGGCGAGGAGTGCCGGATCAAGCGGGCTGCCTGGCTCGGCCGGCTGTCCCGCTGCAACCCGCGCCAGCGCTCCGCCAAGCGCACCGGCGGTTGCCGCCGTACCTCCGAAGCGCCGAGTCGCTGTTGCCGATCCGCCATAGCCGGTCCGGACGTAGTGACCCATGCTGCGCCGCATGTCCCCACCATCGCCTGATTTTGCGAACTCGCCTAGCGCACGACGCGCACCGCGGAAGCGGACTGGTGGGGCAAGTGGTGCGGGCGCCGGCGGCACCTGGGGGGCCGCAACACCGTCATCGGCTGGAGCGTCCCCGCCTTCCGCCCCATTGTCAGACGCCTCTCCCGTGGGCGGGTCCGGGGTCCAGGGTGGCACCATCGAGACGCCGCTGCCCGGGCCTCCACTAGGGTCAGGATGCATTGATTTTCAGTGTGCTACGTGATTCACGGCTCGGAAAACGGAGCGGTGACATGAGCGACCTGTACTGGCTGACCGACGAGCAGATGACCAAGCTTGCCCCTTTCTTCCCGAAGTCGCACGGCAAGCCACGCGTCGATGACAAGCGTGTTCTAAGCGGGATTATCTTCATCAATCGCAATGGTTTGCGCTGGCGAGATGCCCCCAGGGAGTATGGGCCGCACAAGACGCTCTACAGCCGGTGGAAGCGTTGGAGCGAGAAAGGCATTTTCGCCAGGATGATGATCGGGCTGGCCGCCGACCACGGCGAGGAAAAGACCGTGATGATCGACGCGACCTATCTGAAAGCGCACCGCACCGCGACCAGCTTGGCCGTGAAAAAGGGGGGCGTGGACGCCTCGTCGGCCGGACCAAGGGCGGCATGAACACGAAGCTGCATGCCATCTGTGACAGCCAGGGCCGACCGCTCGACCTGTTCGTCACCGCAGGGCAGGTCAGCGACTACATCGGGGCGCGGGCGTTGCTCAGCAGCCTCCCAAAGGTCGATTGGCTGCTCGGGGATCGCGGCTATGACGCCGACTGGTTCCGGGAAGCCTTGCAGGACAAGGGGATACGAGCCTGCATCCCCGGCCGAAAGCAGCGCAAGACACCGGTCAAATACGACAAGCGCCGATACAAGCGGCGCAACCGCATCGAGATCATGTTTGGCAGGCTCAAGGACTGGCGGCGCGTGGCAACCCGATACGACAGATGCCCGAAGGTCTTCCTCTCGGCCATCGCGCTCGCGGCAACCGTCATTTATTGGTTATGAATCCTGACCCTAAGCAAACTAAACTCGTCGGTTTTTGCGACATTTGCGTCGGAATGGCAACCAGGCACGCGGTACGGTCGGGACGGTATCCTATGCGGTTGTATTAAGGCTACTTTGTGTCAGGCTTGCAAAGCGTTTCGCCCGCTCGCGCTCTGGCTGTGCCGGCAAAGCGCAAAGAACCGCTCATCCGGGCGGCGGGATGCCGCCGGATTGGCCTTGGCGCGGCCCGCTCGGCAAGATTCCCCCCGCGAATCCCCCCGATTGGGGCATCGCGCCGGCTTTTGCCATCGCCCCGACCCATGCTATAGACCTTGGGCGGCGTTGCGAGATGGGCCGTGGCGCGCGAACCGCAACGCTGTTCCGCCGCACAACCATGACAAGATCCGCGCCTTCCGCAGCCGCGGCGGGAAACGGGAATGACGGAAGATGAAGATACTGCTTGTGGGCGCGGGACTGTCGGGCGCGGTGATCGGGCGCCAGTTGGCCGAGGCCGGCCATGACTGCCGCATCATCGACAGCCGCCCGCATATCGGCGGCAATTGCCATACCGAGCGCGACCCCGAGACCGGCGTCATGCTGCATCTTTACGGCCCGCATATCTTCCATACCGACGACGCGGGGGTCTGGGACTATGTCAACCGCTTCGCCGAATTCGTGCCGTTCCAGAACCGGGTCAAGACCACCTCGCAGGGCGCGGTCTATTCGCTGCCGGTGAACCTGCACACCATCAACCAGTTCTTCGGCAAGACCCTGCGCCCGGACGAGGCGCGCGCCTTCATCGAAAGCCGCGCCGACCGCTCGATCGCCGAGCCGCAGAGCTTCGAGGAACAGGCGCTGCGCTTCGTCGGCCCGGAACTCTACGAGGCGTTCTTCAAGGGCTATACCGAAAAGCAATGGGGCTGCTCGCCGCGCGAATTGCCGGCCTCGATCCTCAAGCGCCTGCCGCTGCGTTTCAACTATGACGACAATTATTTCTTCCACCGCTTCCAGGGCATGCCGCGCGCCGGCTATACGGCGATGGTGGCGGCGATCCTGGATCATCCGCGCATCTCGGTCGAGCTGGAGACCCCCTATCGCGCCGAGATGGCCGAGCAGGCCGACCACCTGTTCTGGTCGGGACCGCTGGACGGGTTCTTCGACTACAGCCTGGGCCGGCTGGGCTATCGCACCCTGGATTTCGAGCGTTTCACCTATCAGGGCGATTACCAGGGCTGCGCGGTGATGAACTATGGCGACCGCGATGTGCCCTGGACGCGCATCACCGAGCACAAGCATTTCTCGCCCTGGGAAAGCCACGAGGCCAGCACCTGCTATCGCGAATATTCGCGCGCCGCCGGGCCGGGCGACATCCCCTATTACCCGATCCGCCTGGTCGAGGAGAAATCGCTTCTGGCGCAATATGTCGATCTGGCGCAGGCGCAGAAGGGCGTCACCTTCGTCGGCCGGCTGGGCACCTATCGCTATCTCGACATGGACGTGACCATCCGCGAGGCGCTGGACACGGCGGCGGTGTTTTTGGGGAGGCCATCTATACCAGCGTTTTGCACATCACCACTATGATCAAGATATTCAATCCGCTTTATGTTTCACGCAGTTGGAACAGGAAAAGGCCGCAAGCGCCCTTCCAGACAGCAACCTCACAACCTGCCTCAACCGATACCCCGGAGAAGAAAGAAATGTTCTACTACCAAAACTGTAACCAGAGGCTCGGTCCGCAGCAGATGAACTATCATTTTTCGATTTCGCTAAAGAATATGTATTTCTTTTGTGAAGTAGCGAAATCGGGATGCTCGGCCGTAAAGAAAGAGCTATGGCGGCAGGAAACAATGGATGTGCCCGTACCCGCCGGCTTTCTGCAGGAAAACCACAACCCCCATGTCCCTTTTCAGCATCAGCTTCTGATCAAACCCTTCCAGATGGGTCGCACGAAATTCAACGAATTTATCAGAGACAGCAACGTCATCAAATGGGCGGTCGTGCGTAACCCCTTTGCGCGGATTCTGTCTGGTTATCTCGACAAGGTTCGGCGTAACGAGCCCCAGTTCAGAAACATCGCGCACAGGGTGGCAAAACTACGCGACGTTCACGTGTCCGCTGTTGCGCATAATTCCGTAAGCTTCGAGGAATATTGCGAAGCATTGACGCTGTTCGAACAGCCGCTGGACTTCGATCAGCATTGGCGGCCACAATACGAACACATCTGTGCGGATATCATACCATATACTTTCTTTGCGAAGCTTGAAACATTGGACGAAGACTCCGGCGATATCGCGCGCCGAGTCGGCTTGGCAAAGCTTTCCTTCACCGCCGGGCGTTCACACGCAACCGGGTCCAATGAGAAGGTGCAGGAATACTATACCCAGAAAACTGCCGACATTGTGCGAAAAGTCTACGCCAATGATTTCGAGCATTTCGGCTATAGCCTTGAAATTCCCCGGTGAGGCCTGCACCCGGATCTGTCTGATTGAACAATAAGTAAGCCGACGGGATATAGAGGCAGTCCGATGAGGCTACTCCGATTTCTTACAAGGCGAAAGCATATAGGAGAGGTCAACGCCTCTTCGGACTTTGTCTTCCAGCTTTCGAACCATCGTCTTCAATACACGGCTGGCGGCCGGACGCTGATCGTTTCTTTCGATAACGCAGCTCGGCCGCTTAACGAAAAATACGTCGGCCGCCATACCTGGGGCCAGAAATTCTATCTTGGGCAAGGCCATTCGCTGCTGGGCGTAATTGCACGCAGACGCGATTGGTATCGCCGCTACGACCTCATAGAAGCATTTGAAGCGATAAAGAATCAGGGCTTCTTTGAGAGTTTTTCGAACGTTGTCTTTACAGGAGGCTCCATGGGCGGTTACGCGGCAGCCGCCTTCGCCCCCTTTGCGCCGGGATGTAAAGTAGTCGCGTACAGCCCGCAGAGCACCTTGAAACCAGACATTACGCCGTGGGAAAACAGGTTTCCAGAAGGCACAAGGCAGAACTGGTCCCTGCCCTTCTGGGACGGCGCGGACGGGGTCCGCCATGCCGGCCTATGCTATATTATTTACGACAACTTGGACACTTTCGACAGACGACACGCAGACCGCTTGTCCGTAGGACCGCATGTTGTCAATTTGCCAATACCGGGCGCTGGACACGGCGGTGCGCCTATGTTGAACCAGATAGGCATTTTCAAGGAGGTCAATCGAGCGATGATCGCTGGTAAACTGGATCCGAAATGGTTCTTCAAGACTATAAGGGCTCGCCGTGGCACCTTGTTGTATCGCGAAGTCTTGGCAAACCACGCGCTCGCAAGAAACCATCCCACTTTTGCCGAGTGCGTCCATAGGCTTGCCGGTCCATAGCGCCAAGCTTCGCGACCTGACATTAAACCTAGGGTCAGGATGCATTGATTTTCAGTGTGCTACGTGATTCACGGCTCGGAAAACGGAGCGGTGACATGAGCGACCTGTACTGGCTGACCGACGAGCAGATGACCAAGCTTGCCCCTTTCTTCCCGAAGTCGCACGGCAAGCCACGCGTCGATGACAAGCGTGTTCTAGGGTCAGGATTCATAACCAATAGATGACGAGAGCCGCGAGGGCGATGGCTGAGAGGAACACCTTGGGGCATCGGTCATAGCGGGTCGCGACGCGCCTCCAGTCCTTGAGCCTGCCGAACATGATCTCGATGCGGTTACGCCGCTTGTATCTCCGCTTATCGTATTTGATCGGCGTCTTGCGTTTCTTCCGGCCTGGGATGCAGGCACGTATCCCCTTGTCCTGCAACGCTTCTCTGAACCAGTCAGCGTCATAGCCACGATCCCCGAGTAGCCATTTGACGTTTGGCAGACCACTCAGCAGGGCCCGAGCGCCGATATAATCGCTGACCTGTCCAGCGGTGACGAACAGGTCGATCGGTCGCCCCTGACTGTCGCAGATGGCGTGCAGCTTGGTGTTCATACCGCCTTTGGTTCGACCGATCAGGCGACCACGCCCCCCTTTTTGGCGGCCATGCTGGTCGCCGTTCGATGGGCCTTGAGGTATGTTGCGTCGATCATCACGGTCGTTTTCTCGCCGTGTTCCGCCGCCAGCCCGGCCATCATCCGCGCGAAGATGCCCTTTTCGCTCCAACGCTTCCACCGGCTGTAGAGCGTCTTATGTGGGCCATACGAGGCGGGCGCATCGCGCCAACGCAAGCCATTGCGATTGATGAAAATAATCCCGCTCAGCACCCGTCTGTCATCAACCCGGGGCTTCCCGTGCGACCTGGGAAAGAAGGGAG contains:
- a CDS encoding tyrosine-type recombinase/integrase — protein: MPALTDTTIRHALKRVETSQKQENLADGEGRGTGRLLLVLKPMPQRVTADWMAQQWRDGKRTKKKIGSYPSMSLAQAREIFKRDFADVIQKGRSIKIATDTRPGTVADLFEGYVAALKEAGKPSWKETEKGLNKIADTLGRNRLAREVEAEEVIELIRPIYERGAKSMADHVRSYLHAAFSWGMKSDNDYRQQSPRRFRIPFNPASGIPTEPKVKGTRWLDEDEFVRLYRWLECPDTPVHPPYTRAVRLIMLTGQRVQEIAGLHIDQWDAKEKIIDWSRTKNEQPHAVPVPSLAAELLASINVNEYGWFFPSAQDPSKPVSHGTLYSFMWRQRDRGVIPYVTNRDLRRTFKTLAGKAGVPKEIRDRLQNHALQDVSSKHYDRWNYMVEKRAGMAKWDKFVRTMLEKKHLKAAA
- the qatC gene encoding Qat anti-phage system QueC-like protein QatC, coding for MRLACGPDGADLPGGEGIMRVVLYGQPRAEGQGSAGDAARSEIQRRRFDPAPRAWDLLSIALSVVTADFAVLRDKSPDGWTREIELDIAVADAPFWNGQARALAEALAFLTTDRWTLRFHEGGMLPTPPREPVRPPESCVVLLSGGLDSLIGAIDLTAAGHKPFAISQTVRGDADKQVDFAAKIGGGLGHLQLNHNAHTPGVQEASQRARSLVFITFGVIAATALKAYREVAEVPLFVCENCFIAINPPLTGGRLGSLSTRTAHPEFLARLQKVLDAAGLRVKITNPYATKTKGEMLQACADQNLLGAEAARSTSCGRFQRFNYRQCGRCVPCQVRRAAFLAWDASQDTTDYVYEPIGKDDADHSGFDDVRSVAIALAAIKADGIEAWLGHALASPFIADRPALVGMLERGLEELRALHQAYGVK
- a CDS encoding IS5-like element IS1248A family transposase (programmed frameshift), which gives rise to MSDLYWLTDEQMTKLAPFFPKSHGKPRVDDKRVLSGIIFINRNGLRWRDAPREYGPHKTLYSRWKRWSEKGIFARMMIGLAADHGEEKTVMIDATYLKAHRTATSLAGEKGGRGRLVGRTKGGMNTKLHAICDSQGRPLDLFVTAGQVSDYIGARALLSSLPKVDWLLGDRGYDADWFREALQDKGIRACIPGRKQRKTPVKYDKRRYKRRNRIEIMFGRLKDWRRVATRYDRCPKVFLSAIALAATVIYWL
- the qatD gene encoding Qat anti-phage system TatD family nuclease QatD is translated as MRRSRSLCSFCHDNTVSVVRNGGADNTKDAPRIRTALGLHPQIAHERKGELPLFERLLPQVRYVGEIGLDGGPEYRRYWLDQEHVFTRVLSLCARVGGRVMSIHSRRASTQVLDALVTEPSAGIAILHWFSGTQRELARAVDLGCWFSVGPAMLAGDKGRALAAKMPRDRILTETDGPFAQVDGRAAWPWDANRAVEALSKIWSEPIDTVQRQLDGNLRRLSSQGVAGG
- a CDS encoding IS5-like element ISPso2 family transposase (programmed frameshift); amino-acid sequence: MSDLFWLTDAQMARLAPFFPRSHGKPRVDDRRVLSGIIFINRNGLRWRDAPASYGPHKTLYSRWKRWSEKGIFARMMAGLAAEHGEKTTVMIDATYLKAHRTATSMAAKKGGRGRLIGRTKGGMNTKLHAICDSQGRPIDLFVTAGQVSDYIGARALLSGLPNVKWLLGDRGYDADWFREALQDKGIRACIPGRKKRKTPIKYDKRRYKRRNRIEIMFGRLKDWRRVATRYDRCPKVFLSAIALAALVIYWL
- the qatB gene encoding Qat anti-phage system associated protein QatB; the protein is MRRSMGHYVRTGYGGSATATRRFGGTAATAGALGGALARVAAGQPAEPGSPLDPALLAGRNVQEVMNAVVEAVRPVDGTQDAEAERAAIRDALTELLTRFPDADLLNLDPEQRAFAIERFTAIDVFRRFELDVGKTIVEKAPSAVTALSRLKEVRDYVKQSVAAAFRKLRDAGRSLTSGRISQVVRDALRETFEVFEGYAE
- a CDS encoding sulfotransferase family 2 domain-containing protein produces the protein MFYYQNCNQRLGPQQMNYHFSISLKNMYFFCEVAKSGCSAVKKELWRQETMDVPVPAGFLQENHNPHVPFQHQLLIKPFQMGRTKFNEFIRDSNVIKWAVVRNPFARILSGYLDKVRRNEPQFRNIAHRVAKLRDVHVSAVAHNSVSFEEYCEALTLFEQPLDFDQHWRPQYEHICADIIPYTFFAKLETLDEDSGDIARRVGLAKLSFTAGRSHATGSNEKVQEYYTQKTADIVRKVYANDFEHFGYSLEIPR
- a CDS encoding UDP-galactopyranose/dTDP-fucopyranose mutase family protein; its protein translation is MKILLVGAGLSGAVIGRQLAEAGHDCRIIDSRPHIGGNCHTERDPETGVMLHLYGPHIFHTDDAGVWDYVNRFAEFVPFQNRVKTTSQGAVYSLPVNLHTINQFFGKTLRPDEARAFIESRADRSIAEPQSFEEQALRFVGPELYEAFFKGYTEKQWGCSPRELPASILKRLPLRFNYDDNYFFHRFQGMPRAGYTAMVAAILDHPRISVELETPYRAEMAEQADHLFWSGPLDGFFDYSLGRLGYRTLDFERFTYQGDYQGCAVMNYGDRDVPWTRITEHKHFSPWESHEASTCYREYSRAAGPGDIPYYPIRLVEEKSLLAQYVDLAQAQKGVTFVGRLGTYRYLDMDVTIREALDTAAVFLGRPSIPAFCTSPL